A single Lancefieldella parvula DSM 20469 DNA region contains:
- a CDS encoding flavodoxin domain-containing protein: MSKVAVVYWSMTGNTEAMAKELASAAGTEAIESSEFSADMCDQYDAFAFGCPAMGDEELDPDFEELFNDCAGKLGQKPTALFGSYDWGTGDWMETWKQNAEAEGVNVIETFICNLEPDDDALEALRGLGAKLSA; encoded by the coding sequence ATGAGTAAAGTAGCAGTTGTGTATTGGTCCATGACGGGCAATACTGAGGCAATGGCTAAAGAACTTGCAAGTGCAGCAGGTACCGAGGCTATTGAGTCTTCTGAGTTCTCTGCTGATATGTGTGATCAGTATGACGCATTTGCTTTTGGTTGCCCTGCCATGGGTGATGAGGAGCTTGATCCTGATTTTGAGGAGCTCTTTAACGATTGTGCAGGGAAGCTTGGTCAGAAACCAACCGCTCTCTTTGGTTCTTATGATTGGGGAACCGGTGACTGGATGGAGACCTGGAAGCAGAATGCTGAAGCAGAGGGCGTCAACGTTATTGAGACTTTTATCTGCAATCTTGAGCCAGATGACGACGCTCTTGAGGCTCTCCGTGGTCTTGGTGCAAAACTTTCTGCTTAA
- a CDS encoding DUF3793 family protein, with protein sequence MNCLTSFENSLLLDVTSPCAYSADIKPAYNGARRTYAPELCHDFATTFVRCAAGVIAHVKPAALFSFASHKSCSSCISPICTDSTLRTFLCNATHELSLFGVTLLATSAISCGKVSFVAYRSELVEDILAKPEHREFLATFGHSTESVQTLMKSMRSRIFAFHVRKAVFPHEIGLVLGYPLADVQGFMNGQSELFTGAWKVYDNTEETRSRLEQLKDVENHCKLRFYQGESLAQILSSYGNAEKYRVA encoded by the coding sequence ATGAATTGTCTTACTTCTTTTGAGAATTCATTACTTTTAGACGTTACTTCTCCCTGTGCTTATTCTGCTGATATAAAACCTGCTTACAACGGGGCGAGAAGAACTTATGCTCCCGAGCTTTGCCATGATTTTGCGACAACGTTTGTTCGTTGTGCTGCTGGTGTTATTGCTCACGTCAAGCCAGCTGCATTGTTTTCATTTGCATCACATAAATCTTGTAGCTCTTGCATAAGTCCCATCTGTACTGATTCAACACTGAGAACATTTTTATGTAATGCTACTCATGAGCTCTCACTGTTTGGGGTAACTTTACTTGCCACTTCCGCGATTTCGTGCGGAAAGGTATCTTTTGTTGCCTATAGATCTGAGCTTGTTGAGGATATTCTCGCTAAACCAGAGCACCGTGAGTTTTTGGCTACTTTTGGTCATTCTACCGAGTCAGTACAGACGTTGATGAAAAGTATGCGTTCAAGAATCTTTGCATTTCATGTGAGAAAAGCTGTATTTCCGCACGAGATTGGACTTGTGTTGGGCTATCCGCTTGCAGACGTACAAGGCTTTATGAACGGACAGTCCGAACTCTTTACAGGTGCTTGGAAAGTTTATGACAACACTGAAGAAACGCGTTCGCGTCTTGAGCAGCTTAAAGATGTAGAAAACCATTGCAAGCTTCGTTTTTACCAAGGGGAATCTTTAGCGCAGATTCTCTCGTCATATGGCAATGCCGAGAAATATCGAGTCGCATAA